In a genomic window of Syntrophorhabdales bacterium:
- a CDS encoding MBOAT family protein, with amino-acid sequence MLFSSVIFIFLFLPLTLGVYFLTPKRFKNLSLLFMSLFFYYCTERNYVLLLAASVCVNYGFALLIEKYQETGKNRNAKVALSAAVAFNIALLVSFKYLYFIAGESGVIAVVTGLALALPRIYLPLGISFFTFKALSYVIDVYRRDVKAQKNIILYSLYHSFFPQLLAGPIARYRDMASQMIGRRITLERLRSGMERFIIGLGKKVLIANQLGPVVDQAFSLPLARLSPSAAWLGILCYTLQIYFDFSGYTDMAIGLARMFGFTTPENFNYPYIARSVREFWRRWHITLSEWFRDYLYIPLGGNRVRPHRVYANLLIVFLLCGLWHGASWTFVVWGLWHGLFLAFERTKPGLKLSRLAILNNLYTCLVFVLGWVFFRSADMAQAVTYLRAMFGLNGAITVPSFAALINAKIVTLLVIGIIGSTPAMRNLVLYAGSHVGESVPLAAVRHAIAASVLLALFILSLSATTYDVYKAFIYFQF; translated from the coding sequence ATGCTCTTCAGCTCGGTGATCTTCATCTTCTTATTTCTGCCTCTCACACTAGGGGTCTATTTCCTGACCCCGAAACGCTTTAAAAATCTCTCCCTTCTGTTCATGAGTCTCTTCTTCTATTACTGCACTGAAAGAAATTATGTACTGCTCCTGGCAGCATCTGTTTGCGTCAATTACGGATTCGCTCTGCTCATTGAAAAATATCAAGAGACTGGAAAGAACAGAAATGCCAAAGTCGCGCTTTCTGCAGCCGTGGCATTCAATATTGCATTGCTTGTTTCTTTCAAATACCTTTACTTCATTGCCGGAGAGTCAGGCGTTATTGCGGTCGTGACGGGCCTTGCCCTGGCCCTCCCCAGGATTTATCTGCCTCTCGGCATTTCCTTTTTCACCTTCAAGGCCCTCTCCTATGTGATAGATGTCTACCGCAGGGACGTAAAGGCCCAGAAAAATATCATCCTTTATTCACTATACCACTCGTTTTTCCCGCAGCTTCTGGCCGGCCCCATTGCCCGCTACCGCGACATGGCTTCTCAAATGATCGGGCGCAGGATAACACTGGAAAGATTAAGGAGTGGCATGGAGAGGTTCATTATAGGATTGGGTAAGAAGGTCCTTATAGCCAACCAGCTCGGTCCGGTCGTAGATCAGGCTTTCAGCCTGCCGTTGGCTCGTCTGTCGCCCTCTGCAGCGTGGCTCGGCATACTCTGCTACACGCTGCAGATCTATTTCGATTTTTCCGGCTATACGGATATGGCTATCGGTCTCGCCAGGATGTTCGGCTTCACGACACCCGAAAACTTTAACTATCCCTATATTGCCCGCTCTGTCAGGGAATTCTGGAGGCGGTGGCACATCACTCTTTCAGAGTGGTTCCGGGATTACCTGTACATTCCTCTCGGCGGAAATAGAGTACGGCCGCACAGGGTCTATGCCAACCTTCTGATCGTCTTTCTGCTCTGCGGATTGTGGCACGGAGCAAGTTGGACGTTTGTCGTCTGGGGTTTGTGGCATGGACTTTTTCTGGCCTTTGAGAGAACGAAGCCGGGCCTGAAGCTCTCACGCCTTGCTATCCTCAACAACCTGTACACCTGCCTCGTCTTCGTCCTGGGCTGGGTTTTTTTCAGATCAGCGGACATGGCGCAGGCAGTCACTTACCTGAGGGCCATGTTCGGGCTCAACGGAGCAATCACGGTGCCATCATTCGCAGCACTTATAAATGCCAAGATTGTAACACTGCTCGTTATCGGCATCATCGGCAGCACGCCTGCAATGAGAAATCTGGTCTTGTACGCGGGCTCACACGTCGGCGAGAGTGTGCCACTGGCGGCTGTGCGGCACGCGATAGCCGCCTCGGTGCTGCTCGCTCTTTTCATCCTGTCTTTATCAGCTACAACGTACGATGTGTACAAGGCATTCATATATTTTCAATTTTAG
- a CDS encoding TRAP transporter substrate-binding protein yields the protein MVRKVAVVSLALVMLSFYSICAAADAPIKLKFANYFPPTHKNAQVFAEFTQEINKKSGGKVEISYYPGGTLLTAPKMAAGVVTGIADIGLSHLAYSRGRFPVMEAIELPLGFPSAWVGAGVANEFYDKFKPKEWDQFHPLIFCPGTPNVIMTLSKQVKTLEDLKGLKIRGTGRIGDIVKALGATPMPIEMVDLYEALRRGVLDGNLASAETLEGFKLGELVKFVTASWKTGGCFGFYVTMSKAKWDALPPDMQKLFAEVSHEYKDKWGIAFNSIDIGGIDFLKKNGGQVINLTDAETAKWVKAVQPVIADYKKDLVGKGYKEQEIDTWIAFIKERTEYWKAQEKAKKIPSIYEY from the coding sequence ATGGTACGAAAGGTAGCAGTTGTGAGTCTGGCTCTCGTCATGCTTTCATTCTACTCGATATGCGCTGCAGCCGACGCGCCCATCAAGCTGAAATTCGCAAACTATTTCCCACCCACGCACAAGAATGCACAAGTTTTTGCTGAATTTACACAGGAGATAAACAAGAAATCAGGCGGTAAAGTCGAGATCTCCTACTATCCCGGAGGGACCCTGCTGACCGCACCCAAAATGGCAGCCGGCGTAGTCACGGGTATCGCCGATATCGGGCTCTCCCATCTGGCGTACTCCCGGGGTCGCTTTCCCGTGATGGAAGCAATCGAGCTTCCGCTGGGGTTTCCCAGTGCGTGGGTAGGCGCCGGTGTGGCGAATGAGTTTTACGATAAGTTCAAACCCAAAGAATGGGACCAGTTTCATCCACTCATTTTCTGTCCCGGGACCCCAAACGTGATCATGACCCTGAGCAAGCAGGTAAAAACCCTGGAGGACTTGAAAGGCCTCAAAATAAGGGGGACCGGCCGCATCGGCGACATCGTGAAGGCTCTCGGGGCGACCCCCATGCCGATCGAGATGGTCGATCTATATGAGGCTCTGCGCCGCGGCGTGCTCGACGGCAACTTAGCATCAGCCGAGACGCTCGAGGGCTTCAAGTTAGGCGAACTGGTCAAGTTCGTAACAGCGTCCTGGAAGACTGGCGGCTGCTTCGGGTTCTATGTGACCATGAGCAAGGCTAAATGGGATGCACTGCCTCCCGACATGCAGAAGCTCTTTGCCGAGGTCTCCCACGAGTACAAGGATAAGTGGGGTATCGCTTTCAACAGCATCGACATAGGCGGCATAGACTTCCTGAAGAAGAACGGCGGACAGGTAATCAACCTCACGGACGCCGAAACAGCCAAGTGGGTGAAAGCCGTCCAACCGGTGATCGCCGACTACAAGAAGGATTTAGTCGGCAAAGGCTACAAAGAGCAGGAAATCGACACGTGGATTGCATTCATCAAGGAGCGCACCGAGTACTGGAAGGCCCAGGAAAAGGCGAAAAAGATACCCAGCATTTACGAGTACTAG
- a CDS encoding C1 family peptidase: MYCQEYALGAQNLFEGKKVMRRDRLAGVIPAMKIVVLILLLSASISYAQVEEIQTAIRLRGHQWVAGETSVSHLPAHEKKMRTGLIKPTHTAGAPVLAEQQTEPATGSPASLDWRNNSGNSVTPVRNQGNCGSCWAFATTAALESALIRSGVPAAGLDKSEQVLVSCGGAGSCAGGYISTASQFIQNTGLPAETCYPYTATDGTCSAACSNWQSSTSKISSWSWVTTSSPTVTALKNGLNSYGPLVTTMDVYNDFFYYTSGIYAHTSGSYAGGHAVLLVGYDDPGQYFIVKNSWGTGWGESGFFRIAYTELTSVVGFGEYTIAYTPAPVSGDSAPPTVTNFVIPSTSTSLTVTITTFTATDNVAVTGYLLTETSSTPSASASGWSATAPATYTFSSAGTKTLYAWAKDAAGNVSTSATGVVTITLADLTPPTVTNFVIPSTSTSLTVTITTFTATDNVAVTGYLLTETSSTPSASASGWSATAPATYTFSSAGSKTLYAWAKDAAGNVSTGVSRGVTITLADSSAPTITGFIIPSTSTSLTVTITTFTATDNVAVTGYLLTETSSTPSASASGWSATAPATYTFSSAGTRTLYAWAKDAAGNVSNSLNRTVVITLPVAPSLEIFGRQTQSGDVAVWYMNGTTITGSAYITTIPPPWQIEGVGDFNNDGKPDILWRQTQSGDVAVWYMNGTTVTRGVYVATIPPPWQIEGVGDFNGDGKADILWRQAQSGDVAVWYMNGTTVTQGVYVGLLPLPWRIEGVYQ, translated from the coding sequence ATGTACTGTCAGGAGTATGCCCTTGGTGCGCAGAACCTCTTCGAAGGAAAGAAAGTAATGAGACGCGACAGGCTTGCAGGGGTCATTCCGGCAATGAAGATTGTCGTTCTCATACTTCTCCTATCCGCATCGATTTCTTACGCCCAGGTAGAAGAAATCCAGACAGCAATCAGGCTCAGGGGGCACCAATGGGTTGCAGGTGAGACGTCGGTCTCGCATCTGCCTGCGCACGAGAAGAAAATGCGCACGGGGCTTATCAAACCAACGCACACGGCAGGGGCTCCGGTCCTCGCTGAGCAACAGACTGAGCCAGCCACGGGTTCACCCGCAAGTCTTGACTGGAGAAACAACAGCGGCAACTCTGTAACACCGGTGAGGAACCAAGGGAACTGCGGAAGCTGCTGGGCGTTTGCCACGACCGCTGCGCTTGAATCTGCCTTGATCAGGTCAGGGGTGCCGGCTGCTGGACTTGACAAATCCGAGCAGGTACTCGTCTCGTGCGGCGGTGCGGGAAGCTGCGCCGGTGGCTATATCAGCACTGCTTCTCAATTTATCCAGAATACGGGACTGCCGGCAGAAACGTGTTACCCATACACAGCCACCGACGGCACCTGTTCCGCTGCCTGCTCCAACTGGCAGTCATCGACTTCCAAAATAAGCAGCTGGAGCTGGGTTACCACTTCCTCTCCAACGGTTACTGCGCTGAAGAATGGTCTGAATAGCTATGGCCCGCTCGTCACAACAATGGATGTGTATAATGACTTCTTCTACTACACGAGCGGAATCTATGCGCATACGTCCGGAAGCTACGCGGGTGGGCATGCAGTGCTCCTTGTCGGCTATGATGATCCGGGCCAGTATTTTATTGTGAAGAATAGCTGGGGAACCGGCTGGGGCGAGTCCGGGTTTTTCAGGATCGCTTATACGGAATTGACGAGCGTGGTTGGTTTCGGAGAGTACACAATTGCATACACCCCCGCGCCTGTATCCGGCGACAGCGCCCCGCCGACCGTTACCAATTTCGTGATCCCCTCGACGTCCACATCACTGACCGTCACCATCACAACGTTCACGGCGACTGACAATGTGGCGGTCACAGGCTACCTGCTCACCGAAACAAGTTCAACGCCTTCGGCCTCAGCCTCCGGCTGGTCGGCCACGGCTCCGGCTACATACACCTTCAGTTCAGCGGGCACCAAGACGCTCTACGCCTGGGCAAAGGACGCAGCAGGGAATGTGTCCACGAGTGCTACGGGAGTCGTCACAATAACATTGGCTGACCTGACCCCGCCGACCGTTACCAATTTCGTGATCCCCTCGACGTCCACATCACTGACCGTCACCATCACCACGTTCACGGCGACTGACAATGTGGCGGTCACAGGCTACCTGCTCACCGAAACAAGCTCAACGCCTTCGGCCTCAGCCTCCGGCTGGTCGGCCACGGCTCCGGCTACATACACCTTCAGTTCAGCAGGAAGCAAGACGCTCTACGCCTGGGCAAAGGACGCAGCAGGGAATGTGTCTACGGGTGTCTCACGCGGTGTTACCATAACTCTCGCTGACAGCAGTGCACCCACGATCACCGGTTTTATCATCCCCTCAACGTCCACATCACTGACCGTCACCATCACCACGTTCACGGCGACTGACAATGTCGCGGTCACAGGCTACCTGCTCACCGAAACAAGCTCAACGCCTTCGGCCTCAGCCTCCGGCTGGTCGGCCACGGCTCCGGCTACATACACCTTCAGTTCAGCGGGCACCAGGACGCTCTACGCCTGGGCAAAGGACGCAGCCGGAAACGTATCCAACAGCCTAAATCGTACGGTGGTGATTACATTGCCTGTAGCCCCTAGTCTCGAGATTTTCGGGCGTCAGACGCAATCAGGTGACGTGGCCGTCTGGTACATGAACGGGACAACCATCACCGGAAGCGCCTATATCACTACCATTCCTCCGCCCTGGCAGATCGAGGGTGTCGGTGATTTCAACAACGATGGTAAACCCGATATCCTCTGGCGGCAGACCCAGTCGGGAGACGTGGCCGTCTGGTACATGAACGGGACAACCGTCACACGAGGTGTCTATGTTGCTACTATTCCTCCGCCCTGGCAGATCGAGGGCGTCGGTGATTTCAACGGGGACGGCAAGGCTGATATTCTCTGGCGGCAGGCTCAATCAGGGGATGTGGCCGTCTGGTACATGAACGGGACAACCGTCACACAAGGTGTCTATGTAGGCCTCTTGCCTCTGCCATGGCGCATAGAAGGTGTCTACCAGTAA
- a CDS encoding acetate--CoA ligase family protein, protein MPERTIFAELDPMFHPKSLALIGASGKPGKIGRVLMDRFLEAGFQKLYPVNPGEEEILGVKAFRSVAEIPGPVDMAIVLTPTDSALATVKECAAKGVKTIVITTSGFGETGGDGKKVQQEMVRIARQSGARIIGPNCVGIYCPASGLPYILGAGMTPGSVGVVSQSGFFADYLTLTATGNGVNFSKAVSVGNESDLKATDFLEYLGEDPETKTIVAYVEGMQDGRRFYEAAREISEKKPIILWKGGTTASGAKAAISHTGALAGSGRIWKGALKQAGVISVTSFEEALDSLYAVHLQPLPKGKRVGIISGPGGTAVGTTDRCLELGLEVPQFSQSTTEKLRKAMPPVGGSIGNPIDLSLASMVSPRICKDALVIAAEDENIDMLLVISVVGGELLRDLMLEALAEIRNKKPVAVTVMAGTAQSVTQDVGLLLASGIPAYADAARAAEALSRLSGYTDFRIRAAEAAPKKMNHQRHPLPSGYALSPLEAARKAGRTALSEHESKEMLRSHGIPVTREKEIHGPQDLKESLEAIGFPVAIKACGPDVRHKTEEGLVRIDIRTEEEAVAAFNSISRKVEAAGGSVLVQEMIKGSRELVVGFTRDSQFGPCVMFGLGGIFTEILQDISFRVAPLERADAVHMINDLRARKILDAVRGMPDADIDQLADIVVKVGRLGFEQPAIREIDINPLLLSDSGPVAVDALIILDP, encoded by the coding sequence ATGCCAGAGAGAACCATTTTCGCAGAACTGGACCCTATGTTTCACCCGAAGTCGCTCGCGCTCATCGGTGCTTCAGGTAAACCTGGAAAGATAGGACGCGTCCTCATGGACCGCTTCCTCGAAGCAGGCTTTCAAAAGCTGTATCCCGTGAACCCCGGAGAAGAAGAGATTCTCGGCGTAAAAGCTTTTCGGAGCGTCGCAGAAATCCCGGGCCCGGTGGACATGGCCATAGTCCTGACTCCTACGGATTCGGCGTTGGCAACTGTAAAGGAGTGTGCTGCGAAGGGAGTGAAGACAATTGTTATCACTACCTCCGGCTTCGGGGAAACAGGAGGTGACGGAAAGAAGGTGCAGCAGGAGATGGTGCGCATCGCGCGCCAGAGCGGGGCCCGCATCATAGGGCCGAACTGCGTCGGGATTTATTGCCCCGCATCGGGGTTACCCTACATCCTGGGTGCGGGCATGACTCCCGGTTCGGTGGGTGTCGTTTCCCAGAGCGGCTTTTTCGCTGATTATCTGACGTTGACAGCCACCGGCAACGGCGTCAACTTCAGCAAAGCCGTAAGCGTCGGCAACGAGTCCGATCTGAAGGCGACCGACTTTCTGGAGTATCTGGGGGAGGACCCGGAAACCAAAACGATCGTTGCTTACGTGGAGGGCATGCAGGACGGCAGGCGATTTTACGAGGCAGCAAGAGAGATATCGGAAAAGAAACCGATTATTCTCTGGAAAGGCGGCACGACAGCATCCGGTGCCAAAGCGGCCATATCCCACACCGGTGCTCTTGCAGGTTCGGGCAGGATCTGGAAGGGAGCGCTGAAGCAGGCAGGCGTCATCAGCGTCACAAGTTTTGAAGAGGCACTCGACTCTCTCTACGCCGTTCATCTTCAGCCGCTGCCGAAGGGAAAACGGGTCGGAATCATCAGTGGACCAGGCGGCACCGCGGTAGGTACTACTGACAGGTGCCTTGAACTGGGACTGGAGGTACCGCAGTTTTCTCAGTCCACGACCGAGAAGCTTCGCAAGGCAATGCCGCCCGTCGGAGGCAGCATCGGCAACCCCATAGACCTTAGCCTCGCCTCGATGGTGTCGCCTCGCATCTGCAAAGATGCCCTCGTTATTGCAGCGGAAGATGAGAATATCGACATGCTGCTCGTCATCTCAGTTGTAGGAGGGGAGTTGCTTCGCGACCTGATGCTGGAGGCGCTGGCAGAAATAAGAAATAAGAAACCCGTCGCAGTAACCGTCATGGCAGGCACCGCGCAGTCCGTGACCCAGGACGTAGGGTTGCTCCTCGCGAGCGGCATCCCTGCTTACGCTGACGCGGCAAGGGCAGCCGAAGCCCTGTCCCGGTTGTCAGGATACACTGACTTTCGGATACGCGCGGCTGAGGCAGCCCCGAAAAAAATGAATCACCAGAGGCATCCGCTGCCATCCGGATATGCTCTGAGTCCGTTAGAAGCAGCACGTAAGGCTGGCAGAACCGCCCTCTCGGAACACGAATCCAAAGAAATGCTGCGATCGCACGGAATCCCGGTCACGCGAGAGAAAGAGATACACGGGCCACAGGACCTCAAGGAAAGCCTTGAGGCGATAGGGTTCCCGGTAGCCATCAAGGCTTGCGGCCCGGACGTACGGCACAAAACGGAAGAAGGCCTGGTGCGCATTGATATCCGCACCGAAGAGGAAGCAGTAGCCGCGTTCAACAGCATTTCCCGCAAGGTCGAAGCCGCCGGAGGTTCCGTGCTTGTGCAGGAAATGATCAAGGGGAGCAGGGAACTGGTCGTCGGTTTCACGAGGGATTCCCAGTTCGGTCCGTGCGTGATGTTCGGCCTTGGAGGGATCTTCACAGAGATCCTGCAGGACATCTCCTTTCGCGTTGCGCCGCTAGAGAGGGCCGACGCGGTGCACATGATCAACGACCTCAGGGCCAGAAAGATCCTGGACGCAGTTCGCGGCATGCCGGACGCAGATATCGACCAGCTTGCAGACATTGTGGTCAAGGTAGGTCGCTTGGGCTTTGAACAGCCTGCCATCCGGGAGATCGACATCAACCCATTACTCCTTTCCGACAGCGGTCCTGTTGCGGTTGATGCACTGATTATCCTGGATCCCTGA
- a CDS encoding acyl-CoA dehydrogenase, whose translation MADLLVDERDQKMILFEQFHVDKFSESELYAEFDGETYKQVLSQAKKLATTAMMPTNADSDSEGCLLKEGKVYVPKYFHDLWRKWNDGGWRGLDLPQEMEGMGMPMVVGMAANEWFEAGNLAFQTLAAMTRGAALLIFTHGTEDQKKKYMPSIVSGKWTGTMVLTEAEAGSDLAATKTRAERNSDGTYSIVGSKMLITGGDTDLTENIIHLVLARVKGAPAGTQGLSLFLVPKIKVNPDGSLGEPNDVKVISVEKKMGLKGSPTCHLNFGEEGTCRGELVGRENGGLPIFFTMMNESRLIAARHGASVASSAYLHALAYAKERLQGAEIGAPKDAGQAPIIRHPDVRRMLLQMKAYTEGVRALILYASYCIDREKTARSKEEQTEWERRTAFLTPVAKAYGSDMSFRVTETAMQVYGGYGYMKDYPIEQFLRDEKVHSIFEGTNGIQALTLASRNLGQDSKSLFEGHLADIQEFCARNKNHPTLASYIERLAAAEEALSEVSRFLVSIQKKDFRGLALYATPYLELFGDVTVGWLLLWQAVIAWERLDGLAEKCGLKADAAGIEKLAVEDSAAAFYSGKLASARYFASTVLSQATAKAQVILTMDRAALEIAENAF comes from the coding sequence ATGGCAGACCTCTTAGTCGATGAACGGGATCAGAAGATGATCCTCTTCGAGCAATTTCACGTTGACAAGTTTTCAGAATCTGAACTCTATGCGGAGTTCGATGGAGAAACCTATAAGCAGGTTCTCAGCCAGGCGAAAAAACTTGCGACAACAGCCATGATGCCGACCAATGCGGATAGTGATTCCGAAGGTTGCCTCCTGAAAGAGGGCAAGGTGTATGTTCCCAAATACTTCCACGATCTCTGGCGTAAGTGGAATGATGGAGGATGGCGGGGACTCGACCTTCCCCAGGAAATGGAAGGAATGGGCATGCCCATGGTGGTCGGCATGGCCGCCAACGAATGGTTTGAAGCCGGAAACCTCGCCTTCCAGACGCTGGCCGCTATGACGCGGGGCGCAGCCTTGCTCATATTTACGCACGGGACAGAGGATCAGAAAAAGAAGTACATGCCCAGTATTGTTTCCGGCAAGTGGACTGGAACCATGGTGCTGACGGAAGCAGAGGCAGGGAGCGATCTGGCGGCCACCAAAACCCGCGCAGAGCGAAATTCGGATGGGACCTACTCGATTGTCGGGAGTAAGATGTTAATCACCGGAGGAGACACTGATCTTACAGAGAATATCATCCATCTGGTGCTGGCAAGAGTAAAAGGCGCTCCGGCCGGGACCCAGGGTCTTTCGCTCTTTCTTGTTCCAAAGATAAAGGTCAATCCTGACGGCTCACTGGGAGAACCGAACGATGTGAAGGTCATCTCGGTTGAAAAAAAGATGGGCCTCAAAGGCTCTCCCACGTGTCATCTCAATTTCGGCGAAGAAGGTACTTGCCGCGGTGAACTCGTGGGCAGGGAGAACGGAGGCTTGCCAATCTTTTTCACCATGATGAATGAATCGAGGCTCATTGCGGCTCGCCACGGGGCTTCTGTTGCAAGTAGTGCCTACCTTCACGCCCTTGCCTATGCGAAAGAGAGACTCCAGGGCGCGGAAATCGGAGCGCCCAAGGACGCAGGCCAGGCGCCGATCATCAGGCATCCCGACGTACGCCGCATGCTGCTTCAGATGAAAGCTTACACCGAAGGGGTCCGTGCGCTTATCCTTTATGCTTCATATTGCATCGACCGCGAAAAAACGGCTCGCAGCAAAGAGGAGCAGACAGAGTGGGAAAGGCGGACTGCCTTTCTCACACCGGTTGCAAAGGCATACGGCTCAGATATGAGTTTTCGTGTGACGGAAACGGCGATGCAGGTCTACGGCGGTTACGGCTACATGAAGGATTACCCGATTGAGCAATTCCTGAGGGATGAGAAGGTGCACTCCATCTTCGAGGGCACCAACGGGATCCAGGCGTTGACGCTCGCCAGCCGCAATCTCGGACAGGACAGCAAGAGCCTCTTCGAGGGTCACCTGGCGGACATTCAAGAATTCTGCGCGAGAAACAAAAACCACCCAACACTGGCTTCGTACATAGAGAGGTTAGCTGCAGCCGAAGAAGCATTATCCGAGGTTTCCCGATTTCTTGTCAGCATACAGAAGAAGGACTTTCGTGGTCTTGCACTCTATGCCACCCCCTACCTGGAACTCTTCGGCGACGTAACCGTCGGCTGGCTGCTTCTGTGGCAGGCGGTCATCGCATGGGAACGGCTGGATGGACTGGCGGAAAAATGTGGCCTTAAGGCGGATGCGGCAGGAATTGAGAAGCTTGCGGTCGAAGATTCCGCTGCAGCATTTTACAGCGGCAAATTGGCGTCTGCCCGCTATTTCGCAAGCACGGTGCTGAGCCAGGCCACTGCCAAAGCCCAGGTAATACTGACCATGGACAGGGCAGCACTGGAAATCGCGGAAAATGCATTTTGA